A genomic window from Deltaproteobacteria bacterium includes:
- a CDS encoding ferritin-like domain-containing protein yields MHPVPSPVDRLLKPLHRWIWADAGRRARKLLRFAETEADGGRDLARAAELTRDPVLRRLFFRHAGDEQRHADLFARRGRELLAAATADRGFEANWLAPGERGLDDLRVEDEADETLLAFLHLSEQAAAGRFAAYAEVLDADPQTRALFARILEDEAFHMTYTRKQLARLSPKKQGLRLWQARAARIWSAYLRLASAVAGVLGRLLLLVQYFLLLPPFALLAKRAARSEPVGFASARRPMPMKSQY; encoded by the coding sequence GTGCATCCCGTCCCTTCGCCGGTCGACAGGCTGCTGAAGCCGCTGCATCGCTGGATCTGGGCCGATGCCGGACGGCGCGCGCGCAAGCTGCTCCGATTCGCCGAGACCGAGGCGGACGGCGGGCGCGATCTGGCGCGCGCCGCGGAGCTGACGCGGGATCCGGTGTTGCGCCGGCTCTTCTTTCGCCATGCCGGAGACGAGCAGCGGCACGCCGATCTCTTCGCTCGCCGCGGGCGCGAGCTGTTGGCGGCAGCGACTGCGGATCGCGGCTTCGAGGCGAACTGGCTGGCGCCCGGCGAACGCGGCCTCGATGACCTGCGCGTCGAGGACGAAGCGGACGAAACGCTCCTCGCATTCCTGCACCTTTCCGAACAGGCGGCCGCCGGCCGCTTCGCCGCGTACGCGGAAGTGCTCGACGCGGACCCGCAGACCCGTGCTCTCTTTGCGCGCATCCTCGAAGACGAGGCGTTTCACATGACGTATACCCGCAAGCAGCTCGCGCGGCTCTCCCCCAAGAAGCAAGGCCTTCGGCTGTGGCAGGCGCGCGCGGCCAGGATCTGGAGCGCGTATCTGCGCCTCGCGTCCGCCGTTGCCGGGGTACTCGGACGCCTGCTGCTGTTGGTGCAATACTTTCTTCTGCTGCCGCCGTTCGCGCTGCTGGCGAAACGCGCCGCGCGGTCGGAGCCGGTTGGCTTCGCCTCTGCGCGCCGGCCGATGCCGATGAAGAGCCAGTACTGA
- a CDS encoding ferritin-like domain-containing protein produces the protein MADLELFELSLLGGAAERRYRRLRPEVEDLPWGTLDPAAFPDELVLAARKSWTEAAFQEHRTGAACAVALRALMEARAPLDLVALAARFPLDEITHVELCSRLATELGGGAPLLHDPEQLVPKPRPGTRPLFRAADLVVRIFCVGEAISIPLLHGTFRVAAHPLVRGVLGQIVKDEAAHGEFGFMFLDWAADRLTRSDRCLLGEIATETIDALVSGWKRAQRRPDLDSQSAAVHALGWMDTDAYFSLAQTSLQKCVVDRLRERGILARA, from the coding sequence ATGGCGGATCTTGAGCTGTTCGAGTTGTCGCTGCTCGGTGGCGCTGCGGAGCGCCGCTACCGCCGACTCCGGCCGGAGGTCGAAGATCTGCCTTGGGGGACGCTGGATCCCGCGGCCTTTCCCGACGAGCTGGTGCTCGCAGCCCGGAAGTCCTGGACGGAGGCTGCGTTCCAGGAACACCGGACCGGTGCAGCCTGCGCCGTCGCGCTTCGCGCATTGATGGAGGCGCGCGCGCCCCTGGACCTGGTCGCGTTGGCGGCGCGGTTCCCGCTCGACGAGATTACCCATGTCGAGCTCTGCTCCAGGCTCGCAACCGAGCTGGGGGGCGGCGCGCCCTTGCTGCACGATCCGGAGCAGCTCGTCCCGAAGCCGCGGCCAGGGACGCGCCCGCTGTTTCGGGCCGCCGATCTGGTCGTGCGGATCTTCTGCGTGGGCGAGGCAATTTCGATTCCGCTTCTTCACGGTACCTTCCGTGTCGCGGCCCACCCGCTCGTGCGCGGCGTGCTGGGGCAGATCGTCAAGGACGAGGCGGCGCACGGCGAATTCGGATTCATGTTCCTAGATTGGGCAGCCGATCGGCTCACGCGGTCGGATCGGTGCCTCCTCGGCGAGATCGCGACGGAGACCATCGACGCCCTGGTCAGCGGCTGGAAACGCGCGCAGCGCCGTCCGGACCTGGACTCCCAGTCAGCCGCGGTCCATGCCCTCGGATGGATGGACACGGACGCGTATTTCTCGTTGGCGCAGACGTCGTTGCAGAAATGCGTCGTGGACCGGTTGCGCGAACGCGGCATCCTGGCGCGAGCGTGA
- a CDS encoding NADP-dependent malic enzyme has protein sequence MASTFETKGRPSRQDALDYHSSGRKGKIEIVPTKPVATSRDLSLAYSPGVAEPCLEIAQDPDLSYKYTIRGNLVAVISNGTAVLGLGDIGAYASKPVMEGKGVLFKKFADIDVFDIEVDAKDIETFCKVVKALEPTFGGVNLEDVKSPECFIIERRLRSEMQIPVFHDDQHGTAIITGAALINALDLAKKRMQDVKVVFVGAGAAAVACAEQYVKLGVPREHIFMCDKFGLVYRGRPEDMDEWKGVFAQGTQPRSLAEVLKGADVVVGLSAKGVISKEMVATLAPNPILFALANPVPEILPEEAQSVRSDIIMATGRSDYPNQVNNVLGFPGIFRGALDVRAKAINDEMKLAASRALADLARQDVPESVSAAYGGQIFSYGRDYIIPKPFDPRVLTAVAPAVAEAAIESGVARVALERDRYAEALRRRQGRTYEVMSVVVSRARRRMTRIAFPEGNHPRILRAVQELVEEHICTPVLLGNREHIQELANEAHLAAIEDVEIVDPLRSDRLEPYARAFYELRQRSGISWAEALYRIRQRNTYAAMMLREGAVDGLVTGMTRTYPEAIRPSLEIVRTQQGRRASGTYIVAFKESLKLFADCTVNADPTSEELADIAISTAELARAFELTPRVAMLSYSNFGTDRGGSPAKVRRAVELVRARRPDLEVEGEMQVDPAVVRSVRETEFPFARLSGDANVLIFPDLNSGNIGYKLLWRLGGAEVIGPVLMGMAKPVNVLQQGASVQDVVNLAAMTAVRAQGELTY, from the coding sequence ATGGCCAGCACGTTCGAGACCAAAGGACGCCCGTCACGGCAGGACGCGCTCGACTACCATTCCAGCGGCCGCAAGGGAAAGATCGAGATCGTCCCTACCAAGCCGGTTGCCACCTCGCGCGATCTGTCGCTCGCCTACAGCCCCGGAGTCGCGGAACCCTGCCTGGAGATCGCGCAGGACCCCGACCTCTCGTACAAGTACACGATCCGGGGAAACCTCGTCGCCGTGATCTCCAACGGCACCGCCGTGCTCGGACTCGGCGACATCGGCGCCTACGCCTCCAAGCCGGTGATGGAGGGCAAGGGCGTCCTGTTCAAGAAGTTCGCCGACATCGACGTGTTCGACATCGAGGTGGACGCGAAGGACATCGAGACGTTCTGCAAGGTGGTCAAGGCGCTGGAGCCGACGTTCGGCGGCGTCAACCTCGAGGACGTGAAGAGTCCCGAGTGCTTCATCATCGAGCGCCGGCTGCGCAGCGAAATGCAGATCCCGGTGTTCCACGACGATCAGCACGGGACCGCCATCATTACCGGAGCGGCCCTGATCAACGCCCTGGATCTGGCGAAAAAGCGGATGCAGGACGTGAAGGTGGTCTTCGTCGGAGCGGGCGCGGCGGCCGTCGCCTGCGCCGAGCAGTACGTCAAGCTAGGCGTTCCCCGCGAGCACATCTTCATGTGCGACAAGTTCGGCCTCGTCTATCGCGGGCGACCGGAGGACATGGACGAATGGAAGGGCGTCTTCGCGCAGGGAACGCAGCCGCGCTCCCTTGCGGAGGTGCTCAAGGGGGCCGACGTGGTCGTCGGCCTGTCCGCGAAGGGCGTGATCTCGAAGGAGATGGTCGCGACGTTGGCGCCGAACCCCATCCTCTTCGCGCTCGCGAATCCGGTCCCGGAGATCCTCCCCGAAGAAGCCCAATCGGTCCGCAGCGACATCATCATGGCGACGGGGCGCAGCGACTACCCGAACCAGGTGAACAACGTGCTCGGCTTTCCCGGGATCTTCCGCGGCGCTCTCGACGTGCGCGCCAAGGCGATCAACGACGAGATGAAGCTCGCCGCCTCGCGCGCTCTCGCGGATCTCGCCCGGCAGGACGTGCCCGAAAGCGTCAGCGCGGCGTACGGCGGCCAGATCTTCAGCTACGGTCGCGACTACATCATTCCCAAGCCGTTCGATCCCCGGGTGCTGACCGCGGTGGCCCCAGCGGTCGCCGAGGCCGCGATCGAATCGGGCGTCGCGCGCGTCGCCCTGGAGCGCGACCGGTACGCAGAGGCGCTGCGGCGGAGGCAGGGGCGGACGTACGAAGTGATGAGCGTGGTCGTCTCCCGCGCGCGCCGGCGCATGACGCGGATCGCGTTTCCGGAAGGCAATCACCCGCGGATCCTCCGGGCCGTGCAGGAGCTCGTCGAGGAGCACATCTGCACCCCGGTGCTGCTAGGAAACCGCGAGCACATCCAGGAGCTGGCGAACGAGGCGCACCTGGCGGCGATCGAGGACGTCGAGATCGTCGATCCGCTTCGCAGCGACCGCCTGGAGCCGTACGCCCGCGCGTTCTACGAGCTGCGGCAGCGATCCGGAATCTCCTGGGCGGAAGCGCTGTACAGGATCCGGCAGCGGAACACCTATGCCGCGATGATGCTGCGCGAAGGCGCGGTGGACGGGCTGGTCACGGGAATGACGCGGACGTATCCGGAGGCGATCCGCCCTTCGCTGGAGATCGTGCGCACGCAGCAGGGACGGCGCGCCTCCGGCACCTACATCGTCGCGTTCAAGGAGTCGCTGAAGCTGTTCGCGGACTGCACCGTGAACGCGGACCCGACGTCCGAGGAGCTGGCGGACATCGCCATCTCCACCGCGGAGCTGGCACGGGCCTTCGAGCTCACCCCCCGCGTCGCCATGCTCTCATACTCGAACTTTGGCACCGACCGAGGTGGCTCGCCGGCGAAGGTTCGCCGCGCGGTGGAGCTGGTCCGCGCGCGGCGGCCTGATCTGGAGGTCGAGGGAGAGATGCAGGTGGATCCGGCAGTGGTGCGCTCGGTGCGCGAGACGGAGTTTCCCTTCGCGCGCCTGAGCGGTGACGCGAATGTGCTCATCTTCCCCGACCTGAACAGCGGGAACATCGGCTACAAGCTGCTCTGGCGGCTCGGTGGCGCGGAAGTGATCGGGCCGGTGCTGATGGGCATGGCGAAGCCGGTCAACGTCCTGCAGCAGGGCGCGTCCGTGCAGGACGTGGTGAACCTGGCGGCGATGACCGCGGTGCGCGCGCAGGGCGAGCTCACCTATTGA
- a CDS encoding inorganic pyrophosphatase — protein MFQAHPWHGVAAGDPAGVIEAYVEIVPTDTVKYELDKQSGHLRVDRPQRYSSQPPTLYGFVPQTYCGVRVGKRCSERTGVANVRGDGDPMDVCVLTEKTMAHANFFLRARPIGGLRVMDGDEADDKVVAVLEGDLAYGDLRDIADAPKGLIERLRHYFLTYKQMPGERARTVRIAEVYDRVEAVEVLRRSIDDYRESFGDPQARATLLARLIGERES, from the coding sequence ATGTTCCAGGCGCACCCGTGGCACGGCGTGGCCGCTGGAGATCCCGCCGGGGTGATCGAGGCCTACGTCGAGATCGTGCCCACCGACACCGTCAAGTACGAGCTCGACAAGCAGAGCGGCCATCTGCGCGTCGACCGGCCGCAGCGCTACTCGAGCCAGCCGCCGACGCTGTACGGATTCGTCCCGCAGACCTATTGCGGGGTGCGGGTGGGAAAGCGTTGCTCCGAGCGGACCGGAGTAGCCAACGTCCGCGGCGACGGCGATCCGATGGACGTCTGCGTCCTCACCGAGAAGACCATGGCGCATGCCAACTTCTTCCTCCGCGCGCGCCCGATCGGCGGCCTGCGCGTGATGGACGGCGACGAGGCCGACGACAAGGTGGTGGCGGTGCTGGAAGGCGACCTGGCATACGGCGACCTGCGGGACATCGCGGATGCGCCAAAAGGCTTGATCGAGCGGCTCCGCCATTACTTCCTCACGTACAAGCAGATGCCCGGCGAGCGGGCGCGCACCGTCCGCATCGCCGAGGTCTACGACCGCGTCGAGGCGGTGGAAGTCCTGCGCCGGAGCATCGACGATTACCGCGAATCCTTCGGCGACCCGCAGGCGCGCGCGACGCTGCTGGCGCGGCTCATCGGCGAACGGGAGTCTTAA